The nucleotide window tttcaataagcatttctatACGGCTGGCCAGTCTTTCCTCCTGGCTAACCCAactccggccaacagctccgctgtgttgttgtttctgtcgcactgctttgctttatcttggccaggtcgcagttataaatgagaacttgttctcaaatagcttacctggttaaataaagattaaaaaaataagaataacaaataattaaagggcagcagtaaataacaatagcggggctatacaCAGtgggtaccggaacagagtcaatgtgcaagtaggtagagttattaaagtgactatgcatagatcatAACAGAGAGTTGCAGCAGCATAGAAGGGGGGCTTAATGCAAATAGtctaggtagccatttgactagatgttcaggagtcttatggcttaggggtagaagctgtttggaaGCCTcttgacctagacttggtgctccggtacctcttgccgtgcggtagcagagagaacagtctatgtctagggtggctggagtctttgacaatttttagggccattcctctgacaacgcctggtatagaggtcctggatggcaggaagcttggccccggtgatgtactgggccgtacgcactaccctctctagtgccttgtggtcggaggccgaacagttgccataccagtgaTGCAGCCCGTCagaatgctcttgatggtgcagctgtaaaacattttgaggatctgaggacccatgccaaatcttttcagtcttctgagggggaataggttttgtcgtgccctcttcacgactgtcttggtgtgcttggaccatgttagtttgttagtgatgtggacaccaaggaacttgaagctctcaacctgctccactacagtccagtcgatgagaatgggagtgtgctcggtcctccttttcctgtagtccacaatcatctcctttgtcttgatcacgttgagggagaggttgttgtctttgcaccacacggtcaggtctctgacctcctccctataggctgtcagtgatcaggcctaccactgttgtgtcatcggcaaaattaatgatggtgttggagttgtacgctggccgtgcagtcatgagtgaacagggagtacaggaggggactgagcacacacccatgaggggcccccgtgttgaggatcagcatggcagatgtgttctTACctgcccttaccacctgggggcggtccgtcaggaagtccaagatccagttgcagatggtggtgtttagtcccagggtccttaatcTGGTAATGGatggtgttgctgttgaacaagtagaggagactaaattacttggtgttacctaaGATTGTGAACTGTCATGGTCAGaatatatagattcaatggttgtaaagatggggagaggtctatcCGTAATAAACatatgctctgcttttttgacaccacactccacaaagaaatttctgcaggctctagttttatcttattaTTAAATGTTttcatagtcaacttacacacagcactgacacacacacacttaccccactaGACAAGTCCCcacaggtccagaacaaattcaaggaaatgtAGAGTATTATACAGTCATGAGTTCTCCCTTCCATATTATATAGTGCaggtgaacagcaaacctggtttaaaaataattataataaagcaacacctcagggcacaacgcctctccctcATGTGATCTCCTtgttgtatgtactgacatgtatgtggaACTGTTAGAggcacacatacactacatgttgtttttaaatgtatgcaaATTGAAAAGTATTTTGTGTCTTTGTTGCTTTATGTTGGACCCCAGTAAGATTAGCTGTCACCATAGGAGTtgactaatggggatcctaatcaaTCACATCAAACAGAGAGAATGCAGAATGTAACAATCAAATCACTTTATTAGCCAATTCATTCATACAGGCAAATAAAATAGCATGGGCTCTACAGtgtacacacacgctcacacatacAGTCATGGTTGGGTGGATATCTTACAATGCAAATAGAAGACCTGGGTCGCATTCAGGAGACAAATGGgagaaaaaaaactaacaattGCATTCCTATTGGACAAGTTCTCTTTTTGGAAATGTAATGCACCTCCTAAACACACCCCTTGTCTGAGTAAAATAAAGCTACATTGCGATTGGGAACAGAGGATTCTGTTCCCAATCGGGGGTTAAGGTTGGGGAGGGGGAGTCTTGCATTCACTCATTTCCGCTGTCCTCTGtgtcgtctcctcctccctcgatccgtccctccgtctctccatccctccctctctcgggGTAGTTGAGGATGTGGCGGTTGGCCTGAATGAGGTACTGCTGCTGTTTGAAATACACCTTCAACACTCCCTTCATCACCACAAATGCTATACCACCCtacaacacagagaaggagagcgagagacaaaCATAAAACAAATGCTACCCCAGCCTTGAGACAAACTGTACAAATACACTTTCCCCTCACCAGAACGGTGCGTTGCAGAGATGAGGGTACCCTGCCGAAGATCAGTTGTCCCACCAGGCTGGCTACAGAGGGGAAGATGAGAGCTCCACACAGAGTACGAGACACTGACAGGTGGTCCCCTCCATTACCCCCATCAGCTGGCACACGGGGCAACGGACGACCTATacctgggagggaggggaagagaggaagagttaAAAATTGTTTTGTAAATTCATTTCATTTGCAGAATGTACTATATGCTGTAACGTTTACTAAACCTCTGGAGTTAACCatacctcagacagacagaccccagGCAGACAACCTGTCTTCTCACttttgtatgcatgtatgtatgtatgtatgtatgtatgtatgtatgtatgtatgtatgtatgtatgtatgtatgtatgtacatacgtacgtacagtggggcaaaaaagtatttagtcagccaccaattgtgcaaattttcccacttaaaaagatgaggcctgtaattttcatcataggtacacttcaactatgacagacaaaatgagaagaaaaaaatccagaaaatcacattgtaggatttttttatgaatttatttgcaagcaatggtggaaaataagtatttggtcacctacaaacaagcaagatttctggctctcactgacctgtaacttcttctttaagaggctcctcggtcctccactcgttacctgtattaatggcacctgtttgaacttgttatcagtataaaagacacctgtccacaacctcaaacagtcacactccaaactccactatggccaagaccaaagagctgtcaaaggacaccagaaacaacattgtagacctgcaccaggctgggaagactgaatctgcaataggtaagcagcttggtttgaagaaatcaactgtgggagcaattattaggaaattgaagacatacaagaccactgataatctccctcgatctagggctccacgcaagatctcaccccgtggggtcaaaatgatcacaagaacggtgagcaaaaatcccagaaccacacgggggggacctagtgaatgacctgcagagacctgggaccaaagtaacaaagcctaccatcagtaccacactacgccgccagggactcaaatcctgcagtgccagacgtgtccccctgcttaagccagtacatgtccaggcccgtctgaagtttgctagagagcatttgaatgatccagaagaagattgggagaatgtcatatggtcagatgaaaccaaaatataactttttggtaaaaactcaactcgtcgtgtttggaagacaaagactgctgagttgcatccaaagaacaccatacctactgtgaagcatgggggtgaaacatcatgctttggggctgtttttctgcaaagggaccaggacgactgatccgtgtaaaggaaagaatgaatggggccatgtatcatgagattttgagtgaaaacctccttccatcagcaagggcattgaagatgaaacgtggctgggtctttcagcatgaaaatgttcccaaacacaccgcccgggcaacgaaggaatggcttcgtaagaagcatttcaaggtcctggagtggcctagccaatctccagaactcaaccccatagaaaatctttggagggagttgaaagtctgttgcccagcaacagccccaaaacatcactgctctagaggagatctgcatggaggaatgggccaaaataccagcaacagtgtgtgaaaaccttgtgaagacttacagaaaacgtttgacctctgtcattgccaacaaatggtatataacaaagtattgataagagcgtctgctaaacgacttaaatgtaatgtaaatgtaaatgagaaacttttgttattgaccaaatacttattttccaccataatttgcaaataaattcattaaaaatcctacaatgtgattttctggattttttttctctctcattttgtctgtcataggtgaagtgtacctatgatgacaattacaggcctctcatctttttcagtgggagaacttgcacaattggtggctgactaaatacttttttgccccactgtctgtatgtatgcatgcatgtatacCTGGCAATAGCAGCTGTAGTTTAGAGGAGTGTCTCTGCCACAGCCTCAGTATGTAGTCCTCCCAGCGGATCATCTTGCCCAGGACAAGCATCACTGGGATGGTAGGTAGACCCATCAGGAGGAACAGAGGATCTGCTCTCTCCATCACATCCAAGCCCTTCTTATGGCCCACCAcctggagaaagagggagggaaagaggtgaTCTGGGACTCTTGTGTTTTGAGTTGCATTGTTGTTTGCAATGGATTCACTGAACTAGTTACTGAACTAGTGAGTAGTTAGTGTTAGTTATGGGTCAAAGGTTAGAGGGTATAACAGGTATGACAGGGTTAAGGTTCAGTGGTCAGAAGTCAAGAGGCATGTACCTGCATGACAGTCACAGCTCCATAGGTGACAGCTGACCAATAGactgtccccaccaccacacCGGCAGCAGTGAATGGACTGGCCCGTGACAGCGCACTGTCCATCTGCTGGAGGAAGTATACCAACGGCCCTGGAGCGTGGGGGGGACAAACATATACAGACAGCCATGAACTAACTGACACACCTGGACATGAAAGCTACAGAATAGAGCtttcattgtggtgtgtagtgtgtttgtTCTATATCACACCTTGGGTAATatgatgcagtgtgtgtgtgttagttaccGATTTTGGGAAAGACAATGCGGTACTCTGTGCCACACTGAGGGCAGCTGACAGCTCCTCCACTGTTTCCTTTCTGCTTCTCATCGAGCCAACGCTGCAGACAGGCCTGGTGGATCCACTTGGTACAGCCCTTACATCTGCAGGGGCTCACCCACTCTGCCACgcgatcctctctctctgtcgcaaAACAGACCCAGCAATGCCTGGGAGACACAGGTTAATGCGTATGCAtgcacacgcgcgcgcacacacacacacacacacacacacacacacacacacacacacacacacacacacacacacacatacttctcAGGGGGCTCCTCCACACAGGCCATCTTGTGTCTGTTCAGTTCCTCTAGGTCCCCGTCTCACCATGGGCCAGCCAGGCAAGACCTACAAACACATTATTTCACTTTCTCTACATCTGGCTAAAATATAGACAGCTTTTATTTACTAACTGCCTGTATTATCTTGCTTCTTCTACGTTCACAAACTCACTTCCGGTCAAATTTGTAACTGGCGACAAAGGCCTTGGCTAAATTACATGCCCCAGTGACCACTGCAAACTAATCTTAGCTATAGTTAATGCTGTGATGCAtattttctatgttttagttGGATCAGAAAATTacatgtccatccagtttgaatCGCTTTGTGATACTTGCTAACGGGCAAGTGTTAAGAGTAGCTCTACGAGCTACCTCCGGTACGtaactacctagctagctaactatagatTAGAAGAATTCATAACTTTAAGTTGTTGTTGAATAATGACAGTGGTTTCTTACCTCGACAATACCTCTATATAAAAATCCCGAAGTAGCTTTACAGTCAGTTTTTTAACTGGTTGGATGACAATAAAAGAGTTTGATTTATACAAAATATTCGAACTGCCTGTCCTACGGACAGACAAAAATACAAAACAGTCCTTCCGGTTACAGACACTTTTTCTTAAAGGCAAATACATGTTTTTCTCATACTTGAACATTTTTGGATGTTGTGGAATTTGTAGACAAATAAAACATACACAATTTCTGTTCACTAATAATTGCCCATGATTTCTCAAACATGCAcataataatgtaatagacaTTATGTTTCCACCCTCTCTGATGCTCATCTATTCATCTTGTAAATGGGGAAAGTTTATTTAGCTGAAGGTACATTTATTCATAaagatggtgatgatgataataatgattaTGATGATGGAAAAACAAGCCGTCAAAAACAGTGCACAAGCTCACAACCCTAAATCTGGCGTTGACAGCGAGCACGTGGGCTCCAGCTGGCAGTATTGCCATTGGCTGTTGCCACTGTCAATCTACTCTAGAGACAACCGCATACCTACTGGGTTGGGTTGTGATCAACGCAAGCAGCAGCGACCAGTGAGTGGTCTGAGACCAGAGTGACAGGGCGTTATTTACATGATTAAAATATCAAATAGGCAAGATTGTATCAAAGGATTAATAGAATCATATCTTCAACAATT belongs to Oncorhynchus keta strain PuntledgeMale-10-30-2019 chromosome 9, Oket_V2, whole genome shotgun sequence and includes:
- the LOC118387414 gene encoding E3 ubiquitin-protein ligase MARCHF5 isoform X2; amino-acid sequence: MACVEEPPEKHCWVCFATEREDRVAEWVSPCRCKGCTKWIHQACLQRWLDEKQKGNSGGAVSCPQCGTEYRIVFPKIGPLVYFLQQMDSALSRASPFTAAGVVVGTVYWSAVTYGAVTVMQVVGHKKGLDVMERADPLFLLMGLPTIPVMLVLGKMIRWEDYILRLWQRHSSKLQLLLPGIGRPLPRVPADGGNGGDHLSVSRTLCGALIFPSVASLVGQLIFGRVPSSLQRTVLGGIAFVVMKGVLKVYFKQQQYLIQANRHILNYPERGRDGETEGRIEGGGDDTEDSGNE
- the LOC118387414 gene encoding E3 ubiquitin-protein ligase MARCHF5 isoform X1, with translation MFKYEKNMYLPLRKSVCNRKDCFVFLSVRRTGSSNILYKSNSFIVIQPVKKLTVKLLRDFYIEVLSRHCWVCFATEREDRVAEWVSPCRCKGCTKWIHQACLQRWLDEKQKGNSGGAVSCPQCGTEYRIVFPKIGPLVYFLQQMDSALSRASPFTAAGVVVGTVYWSAVTYGAVTVMQVVGHKKGLDVMERADPLFLLMGLPTIPVMLVLGKMIRWEDYILRLWQRHSSKLQLLLPGIGRPLPRVPADGGNGGDHLSVSRTLCGALIFPSVASLVGQLIFGRVPSSLQRTVLGGIAFVVMKGVLKVYFKQQQYLIQANRHILNYPERGRDGETEGRIEGGGDDTEDSGNE